One window from the genome of Aricia agestis chromosome 6, ilAriAges1.1, whole genome shotgun sequence encodes:
- the LOC121727694 gene encoding phenoloxidase-activating enzyme-like, with product MTVAISSVQVIISFLLIHSAQGQSSCITPSNANGECIPIRQCKQLLDLLLSPSRTAEDVAYIKNSQCGFRDNNPLVCCPKAQSNGCTTPDGRQGNCIDLYSCPAITSLLTPPVPRDTFTFIQNSKCNGPSAYSVCCGATSGGGCQPSWSTPDPSTRCCGLDPSSGNRIYGGNATAVDQYPWLVIIEYMGRDNKIKLLCGGSLISSKYVLTAGHCVKGPVLNIGNPINARVGDYDITKSGPDCVEVEGGSEDCSDGEQVIPIEETIPHELYDPKSALRRNDIALIRLKIMVPYTDFIRPICLPSSDITLGPDGRSLITAGWGAVDEFSSSSAIKLQVVLPLVKVPACQPAYNASNRRVTLWEGQLCAGGEKGKDSCKGDSGGPLMYDDGTLYYIDGVVSFGPTPCGIENVPGVYTKVFYYLPWIRSKMRP from the exons ATGACCGTAGCAATCAGTTCGGTACAAGTTATCATAAGTTTTTTACTAATACACAGTGCACAAGGAC AATCATCATGTATAACGCCATCGAACGCAAACGGTGAATGCATACCCATAAGACAATGCAAGCAGCTGCTCGATCTTCTTTTGAGTCCATCGAGGACCGCTGAGGATGTGGCTTACATAAAAAACTCGCAGTGTGGCTTCCGAGACAACAACCCTCTG GTATGCTGTCCAAAAGCTCAGAGTAACGGTTGCACAACACCAGACGGAAGACAAGGGAACTGTATAGACCTGTATTCCTGTCCTGCTATCACTAGTTTACTGACCCCACCGGTTCCAAGAGATACCTTCACATTTATACAAAATTCCAA GTGCAACGGTCCAAGTGCGTACAGTGTATGTTGTGGAGCTACAAGTGGTGGTGGATGTCAGCCTTCCTGGTCCACGCCTGATCCATCCACACGATGCTGTGGTCTGGATCCCTCTAGTGGGAACAGAATTTACG GTGGTAACGCAACTGCAGTGGATCAGTATCCGTGGCTGGTCATCATAGAGTACATGGGAAGagataacaaaatcaaacttctatgcgGAGGATCACTTATCAGTTCAAAATACGTCCTCACTGCTGGACACTGTGTTAAAGGACCAGTTCTCAACATAGGAAACCC GATAAACGCCCGCGTCGGCGATTATGACATAACAAAGTCTGGACCAGACTGTGTCGAGGTAGAGGGAGGTAGCGAGGACTGCTCGGATGGCGAACAGGTGATTCCCATAGAGGAGACCATACCTCACGAGTTATACGATCCCAAATCTGCGCTGAGAAGAAACGATATTGCCTTGATAAGACTGAAAATTATGGTTCCTTATACAG ATTTCATTCGTCCTATATGTCTGCCAAGCTCGGATATAACCCTGGGCCCTGATGGACGGTCACTGATAACGGCCGGATGGGGTGCTGTAGACGAATTCAGCAGCAGCAGCGCTATCAAGCTCCAAGTCGTGCTGCCCCTTGTGAAAGTTCCG GCTTGTCAGCCAGCGTATAACGCGTCGAATCGACGGGTTACTCTTTGGGAAGGTCAGCTGTGCGCCGGCGGTGAGAAGGGGAAGGACTCGTGCAAGGGCGACTCGGGCGGTCCGCTCATGTACGACGACGGCACATTGTACTACATAGACGGAGTAGTGAGCTTCGGCCCAACGCCGTGCGGTATCGAAAACGTGCCGGGAGTTTACACCAAAGTGTTCTACTACTTGCCATGGATCCGAAGCAAAATGAGACCCTAG
- the LOC121727693 gene encoding phenoloxidase-activating enzyme-like isoform X1: protein MYKLLLVAFVCLKPYSYGDNNMCKIPNGGAGTCVNILRCRPLNDIHNKRRKTQAEDTFLRQSLCGYPNSPTIYVCCPSIDTWHNFEAKPVIFHNPLDDLSGDTYYPTNQANFATETAGGNNTIVPNSSPTPSQATPVPITTITETEPKINKGVPLSRDYNTDSMSNTNDEDDFFSLSISNRNNKMTCGYYYSIGDERITGGDATSIDAYPWLVLLEYNSNVLGCGGSLITSRFVLTAAHCANSRANGIPAFVRLSEYNTTSFPTDFVITDGGGIDVINVTIIPVEKVWAHPSYKHISFLTDDVTPNSFDIGLVKLTRDVEFGDFIDIICLPPKDFVSEFKEGLYLTVAGWGEDALNPESDVKKDLKIPYVPLEKCRSLHSRTLVDNQLCAGGETDKDTCVGDSGGPLMYSSNNTYYLVGIVSYGSVHCGTKGQPGIYTNVHNYLKWISDVINSKE from the exons ATGTATAAACTTTTGCTTGTCGCTTTCGTGTGTCTGAAGCCTTACAGCTATGGAG ACAATAACATGTGTAAGATACCAAACGGAGGCGCTGGAACCTGTGTCAATATACTGAGGTGTAGACCGTTGAACGACATACACAACAAGAGACGCAAAACACAAGCCGAAGATACGTTTCTCAGGCAGAGTTTGTGTGGATACCCAAATTCTCCAACGATTTAC GTGTGTTGCCCTTCGATAGACACGTGGCATAACTTTGAAGCCAAACCAGTAATATTCCACAATCCACTCGATGATCTAAGTGGAGACACGTACTATCCGACGAATCAAGCAAACTTTGCTACGGAAACTGCTGGAGGTAACAATACAATAGTTCCAAACTCCAGTCCAACTCCATCTCAAGCAACACCGGTACCTATAACCACTATAACAGAGACTGAACCTAAAATTAATAAAGGCGTTCCTCTTTCGCGGGATTATAACACGGATTCAATGAGTAATACCAATGATGAGGATGATTTCTTCAGCTTAAGCATTTCTAACAGAAATAATAAGATGACCTGCGGCTATTATTATTCAATTGGTGACGAAAGAATAACTg GTGGCGATGCAACGTCGATCGACGCTTACCCATGGCTCGTGCTGTTGGAGTACAATTCCAACGTGCTGGGTTGCGGAGGAAGTCTCATAACGTCCAGATTCGTGCTGACCGCCGCGCACTGTGCCAACAGTCGCGCTAACGGAATACC GGCATTTGTTCGtctatctgaatataatacaACGTCATTTCCTACGGACTTTGTGATAACCGATGGAGGTGGTATAGACGTAATAAATGTAACAATTATACCAGTTGAAAAAGTATGGGCTCATCCAAGTTACAAACACATCTCATTTCTGACGGATGATGTAACCCCTAATAGCTTTGATATTGGGCTTGTGAAGCTAACGAGGGACGTGGAGTTTGGTG ATTTCATTGACATAATATGCCTGCCGCCTAAAGACTTCGTCTCAGAATTTAAGGAGGGCCTTTATTTAACTGTAGCTGGATGGGGGGAAGACGCACTGAATCCTGAGAGCGACGTCAAGAAAGATTTGAAGATACCTTACGTACCTCTAGAGAAATGTAGGAGTCTACACTCAAGAACACTAGTGGACAATCAATTATGCGCAGGCGGAGAAACCGACAAAGATACCTGCGTTGGCGATTCAGGTGGTCCCTTGATGTACTCGAGTAATAACACATACTATTTGGTGGGAATAGTGAGCTACGGAAGTGTGCATTGTGGTACAAAGGGGCAACCAGGCATTTATACGAACGTGCACAATTATCTTAAATGGATCAGCGATGTTATAAACAGCAAGGAGTAG
- the LOC121727693 gene encoding phenoloxidase-activating enzyme-like isoform X2, with protein sequence MYKLLLVAFVCLKPYSYGDNNMCKIPNGGAGTCVNILRCRPLNDIHNKRRKTQAEDTFLRQSLCGYPNSPTIYVCCPSIDTWHNFEAKPVIFHNPLDDLSGDTYYPTNQANFATETAGGGDATSIDAYPWLVLLEYNSNVLGCGGSLITSRFVLTAAHCANSRANGIPAFVRLSEYNTTSFPTDFVITDGGGIDVINVTIIPVEKVWAHPSYKHISFLTDDVTPNSFDIGLVKLTRDVEFGDFIDIICLPPKDFVSEFKEGLYLTVAGWGEDALNPESDVKKDLKIPYVPLEKCRSLHSRTLVDNQLCAGGETDKDTCVGDSGGPLMYSSNNTYYLVGIVSYGSVHCGTKGQPGIYTNVHNYLKWISDVINSKE encoded by the exons ATGTATAAACTTTTGCTTGTCGCTTTCGTGTGTCTGAAGCCTTACAGCTATGGAG ACAATAACATGTGTAAGATACCAAACGGAGGCGCTGGAACCTGTGTCAATATACTGAGGTGTAGACCGTTGAACGACATACACAACAAGAGACGCAAAACACAAGCCGAAGATACGTTTCTCAGGCAGAGTTTGTGTGGATACCCAAATTCTCCAACGATTTAC GTGTGTTGCCCTTCGATAGACACGTGGCATAACTTTGAAGCCAAACCAGTAATATTCCACAATCCACTCGATGATCTAAGTGGAGACACGTACTATCCGACGAATCAAGCAAACTTTGCTACGGAAACTGCTGGAG GTGGCGATGCAACGTCGATCGACGCTTACCCATGGCTCGTGCTGTTGGAGTACAATTCCAACGTGCTGGGTTGCGGAGGAAGTCTCATAACGTCCAGATTCGTGCTGACCGCCGCGCACTGTGCCAACAGTCGCGCTAACGGAATACC GGCATTTGTTCGtctatctgaatataatacaACGTCATTTCCTACGGACTTTGTGATAACCGATGGAGGTGGTATAGACGTAATAAATGTAACAATTATACCAGTTGAAAAAGTATGGGCTCATCCAAGTTACAAACACATCTCATTTCTGACGGATGATGTAACCCCTAATAGCTTTGATATTGGGCTTGTGAAGCTAACGAGGGACGTGGAGTTTGGTG ATTTCATTGACATAATATGCCTGCCGCCTAAAGACTTCGTCTCAGAATTTAAGGAGGGCCTTTATTTAACTGTAGCTGGATGGGGGGAAGACGCACTGAATCCTGAGAGCGACGTCAAGAAAGATTTGAAGATACCTTACGTACCTCTAGAGAAATGTAGGAGTCTACACTCAAGAACACTAGTGGACAATCAATTATGCGCAGGCGGAGAAACCGACAAAGATACCTGCGTTGGCGATTCAGGTGGTCCCTTGATGTACTCGAGTAATAACACATACTATTTGGTGGGAATAGTGAGCTACGGAAGTGTGCATTGTGGTACAAAGGGGCAACCAGGCATTTATACGAACGTGCACAATTATCTTAAATGGATCAGCGATGTTATAAACAGCAAGGAGTAG